The proteins below come from a single Lactobacillus johnsonii genomic window:
- the ychF gene encoding redox-regulated ATPase YchF, translating into MSLTAGIVGLPNVGKSTLFNAITKAGAEMANYPFATIEPNVGMVEVPDSRLARIQELIPAKKIVHTTFEFTDIAGLVKGASKGEGLGNKFLENIRQTDAIVHVVRAFDDDNITSVTGKVDPEEDINTINLELAIADLDAVNRRIGKVQKVAQQGDKEAKAELAVLNKLKPVLEEGKAARSIDFNEDEQKIVKGLFLLTSKPVIYVANIAESSMADPESDKYYQIVKKHAESENAEALGISAATEEEIASMDEDERKEFLEMEGVEESGLDRLIKAAYHILGLRTFFTAGGPETRAWTFHEGMKAPQVAGVIHSDFERGFIRAEVVSFDDLNELETMQKVKEAGKLRLEGKDYVVQDGDIIEFRFNV; encoded by the coding sequence ATGTCATTAACTGCAGGTATTGTTGGATTACCAAATGTTGGTAAGTCTACTTTGTTTAACGCGATTACTAAAGCTGGTGCCGAAATGGCAAACTATCCATTTGCCACAATCGAGCCAAATGTGGGGATGGTTGAAGTTCCAGATAGTCGTCTAGCTCGTATTCAAGAATTAATTCCAGCTAAGAAGATTGTTCATACTACATTTGAATTTACTGATATTGCTGGTTTGGTAAAAGGCGCATCAAAAGGTGAAGGACTTGGAAATAAGTTCCTTGAAAATATCCGTCAAACTGATGCAATTGTTCACGTAGTAAGAGCTTTTGATGATGACAACATTACTTCAGTTACTGGTAAGGTTGATCCAGAAGAAGATATCAACACAATTAATCTTGAATTAGCAATTGCGGACTTAGATGCAGTTAACCGTAGAATTGGAAAAGTGCAAAAGGTTGCTCAACAAGGCGATAAAGAAGCTAAAGCTGAATTAGCTGTTTTAAATAAATTAAAGCCAGTTCTTGAAGAAGGTAAAGCTGCTCGCTCAATTGACTTTAATGAAGATGAACAAAAGATCGTTAAGGGACTATTCTTACTTACTTCTAAACCAGTTATTTATGTTGCTAATATTGCTGAAAGTTCAATGGCTGATCCAGAAAGCGATAAGTACTACCAAATTGTCAAAAAGCATGCTGAAAGTGAAAATGCAGAGGCTTTAGGAATTAGTGCTGCTACTGAAGAAGAAATTGCTTCAATGGATGAAGATGAAAGAAAAGAATTTCTTGAAATGGAAGGCGTTGAAGAATCTGGACTTGATCGCTTGATTAAGGCTGCTTACCACATTTTAGGTCTACGTACTTTCTTTACTGCTGGTGGTCCTGAAACCCGTGCATGGACTTTCCATGAAGGCATGAAAGCACCACAAGTTGCCGGTGTTATTCACTCAGACTTTGAACGTGGATTTATTCGAGCAGAAGTTGTTTCATTTGATGATTTAAATGAACTTGAAACCATGCAAAAAGTTAAAGAGGCTGGAAAGCTTCGTCTTGAAGGAAAAGACTATGTAGTTCAAGACGGCGATATTATTGAATTTAGATTTAATGTTTAG
- a CDS encoding DUF951 domain-containing protein yields MYHLGDVVQMKKPHACGENKWEILRMGADIRIKCLGCDHLIMMPRAEFNKKLKKVLHSANDPVNLKEEHYVPKENIAVPHFE; encoded by the coding sequence ATGTATCATTTGGGCGATGTAGTACAGATGAAAAAACCACATGCATGTGGTGAAAATAAGTGGGAAATCTTGCGAATGGGTGCAGACATTCGCATTAAGTGCTTAGGGTGTGATCATTTAATTATGATGCCCCGAGCAGAATTCAATAAAAAATTAAAAAAAGTGCTGCACTCAGCAAATGATCCTGTTAACTTAAAAGAGGAACATTACGTTCCTAAGGAAAATATTGCTGTGCCACACTTTGAATAA